One part of the Arabidopsis thaliana chromosome 1 sequence genome encodes these proteins:
- the PEX11A gene encoding peroxin 11A (peroxin 11A (PEX11A); CONTAINS InterPro DOMAIN/s: Peroxisomal biogenesis factor 11 (InterPro:IPR008733); BEST Arabidopsis thaliana protein match is: peroxin 11B (TAIR:AT3G47430.1); Has 271 Blast hits to 271 proteins in 59 species: Archae - 0; Bacteria - 0; Metazoa - 49; Fungi - 15; Plants - 188; Viruses - 0; Other Eukaryotes - 19 (source: NCBI BLink).) — MATKAPEKITKPKDRDFLNHLETYLSKRDGVDKLLKISRYATKIILASSLIPETRSIIPRLKSFESSVGVSRKAFRLGKFVQDINALRSSRWDSNHELVLLIIAYGGEGLYYFVEQFIWLTKSGLIDAKHSKWLQKISAWAELVGYVGSVSIKIRDLRKLNDEESCVASTIEISVSRGLACDGEDEKMKMIKEKKTLKVLSILQDLADGLMTIADIRDGKGVLSAPNVISSAGLFSAIVSTHKNWISC; from the coding sequence ATGGCTACGAAAGCTCCAGAGAAAATCACCAAACCAAAAGACAGAGATTTCCTAAATCATCTCGAAACATATCTCTCCAAAAGAGATGGTGTAGACAAACTCCTGAAAATCTCTCGTTACGCAACAAAAATCATCCTCGCATCATCACTAATCCCAGAAACCAGATCCATAATCCCCCGACTCAAAAGCTTCGAATCAAGCGTCGGAGTCAGTCGCAAAGCCTTCCGTCTCGGAAAATTCGTACAAGACATCAACGCATTAAGATCCTCACGATGGGATTCAAATCACGAGCTCGTCTTACTCATAATCGCGTACGGTGGTGAAGGATTATACTATTTCGTTGAACAATTCATATGGTTAACGAAATCAGGACTGATCGATGCGAAACATTCGAAATGGCTTCAGAAGATTAGTGCTTGGGCTGAATTGGTTGGTTATGTAGGAAGTGTTTCGATTAAGATTAGGGATTTGAGGAAATTGAATGATGAAGAGAGTTGTGTTGCTTCGACGATCGAGATCTCGGTTTCGAGAGGATTAGCTTGTGATGGTGAagatgagaagatgaagatgattaaggagaagaagacattgaAGGTTTTATCTATTTTGCAGGATCTTGCTGATGGTTTGATGACGATTGCTGATATTCGTGATGGTAAGGGAGTGTTATCGGCTCCTAATGTGATATCTTCTGCAGGTTTGTTTTCTGCTATTGTTAGTACTCATAAGAACTGGATCTCTTGttga